A genomic region of Sulfobacillus acidophilus DSM 10332 contains the following coding sequences:
- a CDS encoding Phospho-N-acetylmuramoyl-pentapeptide-transferase (PFAM: Glycosyl transferase family 4; Phospho-N-acetylmuramoyl-pentapeptide-transferase signature 1~TIGRFAM: phospho-N-acetylmuramoyl-pentapeptide-transferase~COGs: COG0472 UDP-N-acetylmuramyl pentapeptide phosphotransferase/UDP-N- acetylglucosamine-1-phosphate transferase~HAMAP: Phospho-N-acetylmuramoyl-pentapeptide transferase~InterPro IPR003524:IPR018480:IPR018481~KEGG: tmr:Tmar_0867 phospho-N-acetylmuramoyl-pentapeptide-transferase~PFAM: Glycosyl transferase, family 4, conserved region; Phospho-N-acetylmuramoyl-pentapeptide transferase, conserved site~SPTR:Phospho-N-acetylmuramoyl-pentapeptide-transfer ase;~TIGRFAM: Phospho-N-acetylmuramoyl-pentapeptide transferase), producing MTAAWAGVLSFLTAYGLGPIFIPWLRRLKFGQQVREVGPEAHLKKQGTPTMGGVLFLVGLPLSVALFQPHNIRAWALVGLTLGYGAIGFVDDYLKVVLKRPLGLRAREKLLWQILLAVLFTWLVSHVAPAARYVLPFHGGRIAPGWWYGPLSVLAILGAGNAVNITDGLDGLAGGATAISFLFYAVWGLWTHDRALEIFSLALIGGLVGFLRYNLHPARVFMGDTGSLALGAGLGGAAVLSGTTLLLPLVGILFVVETLSVVIQVVSFRLTGRRIFRMSPLHHHFELGGWSEERVVTVFWMVSLVGAILAWW from the coding sequence GTGACGGCGGCATGGGCGGGGGTCTTAAGCTTCTTGACGGCCTATGGCCTTGGCCCGATATTTATTCCTTGGCTTCGGCGGTTAAAGTTTGGCCAGCAGGTCCGGGAGGTCGGACCGGAAGCGCACCTGAAAAAGCAAGGGACACCCACCATGGGGGGCGTGTTGTTCCTTGTCGGATTACCCCTCAGTGTGGCGTTGTTTCAACCGCACAATATCAGGGCGTGGGCTTTGGTAGGACTAACGCTGGGGTATGGGGCGATTGGATTCGTCGACGATTATTTGAAGGTCGTGTTGAAACGGCCCTTAGGCCTTCGGGCACGGGAAAAATTGCTCTGGCAGATTTTGTTGGCGGTTTTGTTTACCTGGTTGGTCTCTCATGTGGCCCCCGCCGCCCGCTATGTCCTGCCGTTTCATGGGGGCCGGATCGCGCCCGGGTGGTGGTACGGGCCGTTGTCAGTTTTGGCCATTTTGGGTGCGGGCAACGCCGTGAACATAACCGACGGCCTGGACGGGTTGGCCGGCGGAGCTACAGCCATTTCGTTTTTATTTTATGCGGTTTGGGGGTTGTGGACGCACGACCGGGCGTTGGAAATTTTCAGCTTGGCGCTCATCGGCGGCCTCGTCGGTTTTTTACGGTATAATCTCCATCCTGCCCGGGTGTTTATGGGGGATACCGGATCATTGGCCTTGGGAGCCGGGTTGGGTGGGGCCGCGGTCTTATCCGGCACGACGTTGCTTTTGCCGCTGGTGGGCATTTTATTCGTGGTGGAAACGCTGTCGGTGGTCATCCAGGTCGTCAGTTTTCGGCTCACCGGCCGTCGCATTTTTCGCATGAGTCCCTTGCACCATCACTTCGAATTGGGGGGGTGGTCCGAGGAACGGGTGGTGACCGTGTTCTGGATGGTGTCGTTGGTGGGGGCGATTTTGGCCTGGTGGTAG
- a CDS encoding cell division protein FtsW (PFAM: Cell cycle protein~TIGRFAM: rod shape-determining protein RodA; stage V sporulation protein E; cell division protein FtsW~COGs: COG0772 Bacterial cell division membrane protein~InterPro IPR001182:IPR013437~KEGG: tjr:TherJR_2161 stage V sporulation protein E~PFAM: Cell cycle protein~SPTR: Stage V sporulation protein E;~TIGRFAM: Cell division protein FtsW), translating into MQQTKTMPFDYVLLLAVLGLLAMGTIIVFSASASTAYHTYGTPYYYLERQLMWAGLGLIVLVVTSRIDYWRYQRWAFPLFAVSVALLGLVLIPHVGIEINGARRWLGAGPLQVQPSELAKIGVIFLFARLFTLHQDRMEDFWRGVIPHLLLAGVVFGLVLAEPDLGTTLTIAGTFFVMLFVAGARKRHLAALAGSGLPLLAVAIIAEPYRLQRIVAFTDPWKHPLGEGFHTIQALLALGSGGILGLGLGYSRQALGFLPESFTDFIFAVLGEELGLVGTLTVVMLFLVVAWRGYRIAMRAPDLFSSLLATGFTTIIAIQAAINMGVVTATLPVTGITLPFISYGGSSLVLSLAGIGVLLNISRHTT; encoded by the coding sequence ATGCAGCAAACCAAAACTATGCCGTTTGATTATGTGCTTTTATTGGCGGTGTTGGGCCTCTTGGCGATGGGCACCATCATTGTGTTTTCGGCCAGTGCGTCCACCGCGTACCATACCTATGGCACTCCCTATTATTACTTGGAGCGGCAATTAATGTGGGCGGGGCTGGGCCTCATTGTTCTGGTGGTGACGTCCCGCATTGATTATTGGCGGTATCAACGGTGGGCGTTTCCGTTGTTTGCGGTATCGGTGGCCCTATTAGGTCTCGTGCTGATTCCCCATGTGGGCATTGAAATTAACGGGGCCCGGCGTTGGTTGGGGGCCGGGCCGTTACAGGTGCAACCGTCGGAACTGGCCAAAATCGGCGTCATCTTTTTGTTTGCCCGCTTGTTTACTTTGCATCAAGATCGCATGGAGGACTTTTGGCGCGGGGTCATCCCCCATTTACTGTTGGCGGGCGTGGTGTTTGGATTGGTGTTGGCCGAGCCCGATTTAGGGACGACGCTGACCATCGCGGGAACCTTTTTTGTGATGTTGTTTGTCGCCGGTGCCCGAAAACGCCATTTGGCCGCGCTGGCAGGGTCCGGCCTGCCCTTGTTGGCGGTGGCGATTATTGCCGAACCGTACCGGCTGCAGCGAATCGTCGCGTTTACCGATCCTTGGAAACATCCGTTGGGGGAAGGCTTTCATACCATTCAAGCGCTTCTCGCGTTGGGATCCGGCGGTATTTTGGGCTTGGGCCTCGGTTATTCCCGGCAAGCGCTGGGATTTTTACCGGAGTCGTTTACGGACTTTATTTTTGCGGTGCTCGGCGAAGAGTTGGGGTTGGTCGGCACCTTGACGGTGGTGATGCTGTTTTTGGTCGTGGCGTGGCGGGGGTATCGCATCGCCATGCGCGCTCCCGATTTATTTTCCAGCCTCTTGGCCACCGGTTTTACGACCATCATCGCCATTCAAGCCGCCATTAACATGGGGGTGGTGACCGCCACCTTGCCGGTCACCGGGATTACCTTGCCGTTTATCAGTTATGGGGGATCGTCATTGGTGCTGAGTTTAGCCGGGATTGGGGTCTTGCTCAATATCAGCAGGCACACCACGTAA
- a CDS encoding UDP-N-acetylglucosamine--N-acetylmuramyl-(pentapeptide) pyrophosphoryl-undecaprenol N-acetylglucosamine transferase (PFAM: Glycosyltransferase family 28 N-terminal domain; Glycosyltransferase family 28 C-terminal domain~TIGRFAM: undecaprenyldiphospho-muramoylpentapeptide beta-N-acetylglucosaminyltransferase~COGs: COG0707 UDP-N-acetylglucosamine:LPS N-acetylglucosamine transferase~HAMAP:UDP-N-acetylglucosamine--N-acetylmuramyl- (pentapeptide) pyrophosphoryl-undecaprenol N-acetylglucosamine transferase~InterPro IPR004276:IPR007235:IPR006009~KEGG: tmr:Tmar_0869 UDP-N-acetylglucosamine--N-acetylmuramyl-(pentapeptide) pyrophosphoryl-undecaprenol N-acetylglucosamine transferase~PFAM: Glycosyl transferase, family 28; Glycosyl transferase, family 28, C-terminal~SPTR:UDP-N-acetylglucosamine--N-acetylmuramyl- (Pentapeptide) pyrophosphoryl-undecaprenol N-acetylglucosamine transferase;~TIGRFAM: N-acetylglucosaminyltransferase, MurG) has translation MRVVLTGGGSGGHIYPALAIARGLMAENPNHRILYIGTRHGLEHDLVPRAGISFRTIHARGLLVKGWRGKIAGAGALAAGIRDAWSILRRERPDVVVGTGGYVSGPVGLVASWLKIPLVIQEQNAFPGLTNRTLARRAYAVVTPWEEARQYFPSHTRVVLAGNPVQVTTTHTRESARVALGLDPKIRVLMVTGGSQGAAALNAWVTELLPELHQATDWGIIWATGSRYYETVKNAVDPVIGHLPPSRFRMEPYFYEIQTVYRAADLFVGRAGAMTIADCQAFGVPAVLVPSPHVSENHQAKNASAIQARGAGLAIEEGQLVGQTGTILSLLRDTARLSTMQAAMQALYDPHALDRILATINHAAGRRRS, from the coding sequence ATGCGGGTCGTCTTAACCGGAGGTGGGAGTGGCGGGCATATTTATCCGGCGCTGGCGATTGCGCGAGGATTAATGGCAGAAAATCCTAACCACCGAATTCTTTACATCGGGACACGCCACGGGTTGGAACACGATTTGGTGCCGCGGGCGGGCATATCGTTCCGTACCATTCATGCCCGCGGTCTCTTGGTTAAAGGCTGGCGCGGAAAAATTGCCGGGGCCGGGGCATTGGCCGCGGGAATTCGCGACGCTTGGTCCATTCTCCGCCGGGAACGGCCGGACGTCGTGGTAGGGACCGGCGGTTATGTATCGGGCCCGGTGGGTCTGGTGGCGTCCTGGTTGAAGATTCCTTTGGTCATTCAAGAACAAAACGCCTTTCCCGGTTTAACCAATCGCACCTTGGCCCGCCGGGCGTATGCCGTGGTGACACCGTGGGAAGAGGCGCGGCAATATTTTCCATCCCATACGCGTGTGGTCCTGGCCGGGAATCCCGTCCAAGTGACCACGACACACACCCGGGAATCGGCACGGGTCGCATTAGGATTGGATCCGAAGATCCGCGTGTTGATGGTGACCGGGGGCAGTCAGGGAGCCGCGGCCCTCAACGCGTGGGTCACCGAGCTCTTGCCCGAACTGCACCAGGCGACCGATTGGGGCATTATTTGGGCGACCGGAAGCCGTTATTACGAAACGGTCAAGAACGCCGTAGATCCCGTCATAGGGCACCTTCCGCCGTCTCGGTTTCGGATGGAACCGTATTTTTACGAGATTCAAACGGTCTATCGAGCCGCCGATTTATTTGTCGGCCGTGCCGGGGCCATGACGATTGCCGATTGCCAGGCGTTTGGGGTGCCGGCGGTGTTGGTGCCGTCGCCACACGTGTCGGAAAACCACCAGGCCAAAAACGCGTCGGCGATTCAAGCCCGGGGCGCCGGGTTGGCGATAGAAGAGGGGCAGCTGGTCGGACAAACCGGGACGATTTTATCCCTTTTAAGGGATACCGCACGGTTGTCCACCATGCAGGCGGCGATGCAGGCGCTTTACGACCCCCACGCATTAGATCGGATTTTAGCAACCATTAATCATGCGGCAGGTCGGAGGCGGAGTTGA
- a CDS encoding UDP-N-acetylmuramate dehydrogenase (PFAM: FAD binding domain; UDP-N-acetylenolpyruvoylglucosamine reductase, C-terminal domain~TIGRFAM: UDP-N-acetylenolpyruvoylglucosamine reductase~COGs: COG0812 UDP-N-acetylmuramate dehydrogenase~HAMAP: UDP-N-acetylenolpyruvoylglucosamine reductase~InterPro IPR003170:IPR006094:IPR011601~KEGG: bpf:BpOF4_00670 UDP-N-acetylenolpyruvoylglucosamine reductase~PFAM: UDP-N-acetylenolpyruvoylglucosamine reductase, C-terminal; FAD linked oxidase, N-terminal~PRIAM: UDP-N-acetylmuramate dehydrogenase~SPTR: UDP-N-acetylenolpyruvoylglucosamine reductase;~TIGRFAM: UDP-N-acetylenolpyruvoylglucosamine reductase), producing MQWEPIIAELRTMAVGTVRVDEPLSRHTSFRIGGPARVFVEPEDMNGVIQVLDWIRDRHLPYFIIGQGTNILVSDRGVDAIVVSTSRGLRQIVVEPPRIQAGSGVLLTKLCHVAARHHLAGLEFAISIPGTLGGALVMNAGAHGSSMVDVVATVLVWDQAVGVHRIDGAEAEFQYRQSRFMHQSWIALEAELVLTPDDPEKIRERMAHNMAYRMKSQPVGEPNAGSVFKNPLPEYAGRLIENVGAKGWREGDAEVSPMHANFIVNTGHARAVDVLRLMRRVRRAVYQQTGIVLRPEVRWIGPGEGGTDTTWENLWYAEGDGLTDE from the coding sequence ATGCAATGGGAACCGATTATCGCGGAATTGCGTACCATGGCGGTGGGCACGGTCCGCGTCGACGAACCGCTGAGCCGTCACACCTCGTTTCGCATTGGCGGCCCGGCGCGGGTGTTCGTCGAACCCGAGGACATGAATGGGGTTATCCAAGTATTGGATTGGATCCGTGATCGGCATTTACCGTATTTTATTATTGGTCAGGGTACCAATATTCTTGTCTCGGACCGCGGAGTGGACGCGATTGTGGTCTCGACCAGCCGGGGATTGCGCCAAATCGTCGTCGAGCCTCCGCGAATTCAGGCGGGCTCGGGTGTTCTCCTGACAAAATTGTGCCACGTGGCGGCGCGGCATCACTTGGCGGGATTGGAATTTGCCATCAGTATTCCCGGAACGCTGGGCGGAGCTTTGGTGATGAATGCCGGCGCGCACGGATCCTCCATGGTGGATGTCGTGGCCACGGTTTTGGTGTGGGACCAAGCGGTCGGGGTCCATCGAATTGACGGGGCGGAAGCCGAATTTCAATATCGTCAAAGCCGGTTCATGCACCAATCGTGGATCGCCCTGGAAGCGGAATTAGTGCTCACGCCGGACGACCCCGAAAAGATTCGGGAACGGATGGCCCATAACATGGCATATCGGATGAAAAGTCAACCGGTCGGGGAGCCCAACGCCGGCAGCGTGTTTAAAAATCCGCTTCCCGAGTATGCCGGCCGTTTGATTGAAAATGTGGGCGCCAAAGGCTGGCGGGAAGGGGACGCGGAAGTCTCCCCGATGCATGCCAACTTTATCGTCAATACCGGTCATGCCCGAGCCGTAGACGTTTTACGGCTGATGCGACGGGTGCGCCGGGCGGTTTATCAACAAACGGGTATCGTTTTGCGCCCGGAAGTACGTTGGATTGGTCCCGGAGAGGGAGGCACCGACACAACATGGGAGAATTTGTGGTACGCGGAGGGCGACGGATTGACGGACGAATAA
- a CDS encoding UDP-N-acetylglucosamine1-carboxyvinyltransferase (PFAM: EPSP synthase (3-phosphoshikimate 1-carboxyvinyltransferase)~TIGRFAM: UDP-N-acetylglucosamine 1-carboxyvinyltransferase~COGs: COG0766 UDP-N-acetylglucosamine enolpyruvyl transferase~HAMAP: UDP-N-acetylglucosamine 1-carboxyvinyltransferase~InterPro IPR001986:IPR005750~KEGG: toc:Toce_0954 UDP-N-acetylglucosamine 1-carboxyvinyltransferase~PFAM: 3-phosphoshikimate 1-carboxyvinyltransferase, core~PRIAM: UDP-N-acetylglucosamine 1-carboxyvinyltransferase~SPTR: UDP-N-acetylglucosamine 1-carboxyvinyltransferase 1;~TIGRFAM: UDP-N-acetylglucosamine 1-carboxyvinyltransferase) produces the protein MGEFVVRGGRRIDGRITVHGAKNAALPILAASLLASSPVTLYDIPRLRDVDVMIEVLLALGARVERSGTTVWIDPRDIHTYAVPAELMQKMRASIFVLGPLLARLGRASAIQPGGCAIGDRPIDLHLYALTQLGAQLTEEAGSTELVAERLRGAQVHLTYPSVGATENLMMAAALAEGETRIRNAAMEPEIVDLAQFLERMGAVVRGAGTSDIRIVGQPTLTGTDYQIIPDRIEAATYALAVAATGGRLVLENCIADHLPGLWGRLREVGVDVRDGEGDVVEIVAPDRYPVRPISVHTGPYPGFATDMQAQFMAFLLKVPGVHLISERVFENRLGHARELRRLGAQIIADQRVALIYGGKPLRGAAVTAGDLRAGAALVIAGLMAEGETVISGREVIERGYEQLDQNLSQLGADVVAR, from the coding sequence ATGGGAGAATTTGTGGTACGCGGAGGGCGACGGATTGACGGACGAATAACCGTCCATGGCGCAAAAAATGCCGCCCTGCCGATTTTAGCGGCATCTTTACTGGCGTCCAGCCCGGTGACGCTTTATGATATCCCCCGTTTGCGCGACGTGGATGTCATGATTGAGGTGTTATTAGCGCTCGGTGCACGGGTCGAGCGTTCCGGTACGACGGTGTGGATTGACCCGCGTGATATTCATACCTATGCGGTCCCGGCGGAATTAATGCAGAAGATGCGGGCGTCGATTTTTGTGTTAGGTCCGTTATTGGCTCGCTTAGGGCGTGCTTCGGCCATTCAACCCGGTGGATGCGCCATTGGCGATCGGCCGATTGATTTGCACCTTTATGCGCTCACGCAATTAGGTGCCCAACTGACCGAAGAGGCGGGAAGTACGGAATTGGTCGCCGAGCGCTTGCGGGGAGCTCAGGTCCATTTGACCTATCCCTCCGTCGGCGCCACCGAAAATCTTATGATGGCGGCCGCTTTGGCGGAAGGCGAGACGCGCATTCGCAATGCCGCCATGGAACCGGAAATCGTGGATTTGGCCCAGTTTCTGGAGCGTATGGGCGCCGTCGTCCGGGGAGCGGGAACATCGGATATTCGGATTGTGGGCCAGCCGACGTTGACGGGTACGGACTATCAGATTATTCCTGACCGTATTGAGGCGGCGACCTATGCGTTGGCCGTCGCAGCCACCGGGGGCCGTCTGGTGCTCGAGAACTGTATTGCCGACCATTTGCCCGGTCTTTGGGGACGTTTGCGGGAAGTCGGGGTGGATGTTCGGGACGGTGAAGGGGATGTGGTGGAAATCGTGGCGCCCGACCGTTATCCGGTTCGGCCGATTTCGGTCCACACCGGGCCTTATCCCGGGTTTGCAACCGACATGCAAGCCCAATTCATGGCCTTTTTGCTGAAAGTGCCGGGCGTCCATTTGATTTCCGAGCGGGTGTTTGAAAACCGGTTGGGGCACGCGCGGGAGTTACGCCGATTGGGAGCCCAAATTATCGCCGACCAGCGGGTGGCCTTGATTTATGGCGGGAAACCTTTAAGGGGCGCCGCCGTCACCGCCGGTGACCTGCGGGCGGGTGCCGCTTTGGTCATTGCCGGATTGATGGCCGAAGGAGAGACGGTAATTAGCGGACGGGAAGTGATTGAACGCGGATACGAGCAGCTGGATCAAAACCTGTCGCAATTGGGCGCCGACGTGGTGGCTCGGTGA
- a CDS encoding protein of unknown function DUF881 (PFAM: Bacterial protein of unknown function (DUF881)~COGs: COG3879 conserved hypothetical protein~InterPro IPR010273~KEGG: cob:COB47_0709 hypothetical protein~PFAM: Protein of unknown function DUF881, bacterial~SPTR: Putative uncharacterized protein) yields MVKRFRQEPSPGAPSRWHWVVAALVLVMGFLVTEQIETIQAINRTAQLEEGQLLSDLVTRTDQENGQLTNQILAVKAQLAALPVEPRVTGLSRALAANQVWAGLTPVTGAGVQVIIHDATRPAFPGEPAMLELVHDQYVLRIVSLLSAAGARAIAIDGQRYTATTSIYCAGPTIRINNVPYGSPYVISAVGPVGPMVSMLANDPDIQGWAQLVYIHWAPVRHLVIAGYNQPLHYTWAKPVKIGK; encoded by the coding sequence ATGGTAAAGCGGTTTCGGCAAGAGCCTTCCCCCGGGGCGCCCTCGCGCTGGCATTGGGTTGTGGCCGCCTTGGTGCTGGTGATGGGGTTTTTAGTGACCGAACAGATCGAGACCATTCAGGCCATCAATCGCACGGCCCAACTCGAAGAGGGGCAGCTGCTCAGCGATTTGGTGACCCGTACGGATCAGGAAAACGGGCAACTGACAAATCAAATCCTTGCCGTCAAAGCGCAATTGGCGGCGTTGCCGGTGGAACCCCGCGTGACCGGGTTGTCTCGGGCCTTGGCCGCTAACCAAGTGTGGGCAGGTCTGACCCCGGTTACGGGTGCCGGGGTTCAGGTGATCATTCATGATGCCACCCGGCCGGCCTTTCCGGGTGAACCGGCCATGCTGGAATTGGTCCACGATCAATATGTGTTGCGGATTGTCTCCTTGCTCTCGGCTGCGGGTGCCCGGGCCATTGCCATCGACGGCCAGCGTTACACCGCCACCACCTCGATTTACTGTGCCGGACCTACCATTCGGATTAATAACGTACCTTACGGCTCGCCCTATGTGATTTCGGCGGTGGGGCCGGTGGGGCCCATGGTGTCCATGTTGGCCAACGACCCGGACATCCAAGGATGGGCCCAACTGGTCTATATTCATTGGGCTCCTGTGCGCCATCTGGTCATTGCCGGATATAACCAGCCCTTACACTACACGTGGGCGAAACCTGTTAAGATAGGGAAGTAA
- a CDS encoding protein of unknown function DUF1290 (PFAM: Protein of unknown function (DUF1290)~COGs: COG3856 conserved hypothetical protein (small basic protein)~InterPro IPR009709~KEGG: dau:Daud_1429 hypothetical protein~PFAM: Protein of unknown function DUF1290~SPTR: Putative uncharacterized protein), which translates to MWIVVIGLALGVMLGLALPNVLPASFAHYLSIALLAALDSAFGGLRASLENKFVPMTFVTGLISNAVLAGLLTFLGDKMGVQLYYAALFAFGFRIFQNLGNIRHLLIDRWMKSRGKLRQSRG; encoded by the coding sequence GTGTGGATTGTGGTAATCGGACTGGCGTTGGGTGTCATGCTCGGCTTGGCCCTGCCCAATGTATTGCCGGCGTCTTTTGCGCATTACTTGTCCATTGCTCTCCTGGCGGCGTTGGATTCCGCTTTTGGCGGATTGCGCGCCAGTCTGGAAAATAAGTTCGTGCCGATGACCTTTGTCACCGGGCTTATTTCCAATGCCGTGTTGGCGGGATTGCTGACCTTCTTGGGGGACAAGATGGGCGTGCAGTTATATTACGCCGCATTATTTGCATTTGGCTTCCGGATCTTTCAAAATCTCGGTAACATCCGCCATCTGCTGATTGATCGATGGATGAAATCCCGCGGAAAATTGCGGCAAAGTCGTGGGTAA
- a CDS encoding cell division protein FtsA (PFAM: Cell division protein FtsA~TIGRFAM: cell division protein FtsA~COGs: COG0849 Actin-like ATPase involved in cell division~InterPro IPR003494:IPR020823~KEGG: ade:Adeh_3777 cell division protein FtsA~PFAM: Cell division protein FtsA domain~SPTR: Cell division protein FtsA;~TIGRFAM: Cell division protein family FtsA): MAKRQLMLALDVGTTKVSAMVGEVRPDGELAVLGIAATPVTGMRRGLVFEVERVALAIRDAVNRANSMAGTELTQAAVAVNGDHLAVIPGQARLALKTGTVRPEDVQQVTLKAAQLSLDGDHELVQVIRRGLAVDGFRGVVDPVGMVAREIEAEVLVVTGLTTVLRNLRRVVNMAGITPVLWVPAPRASAEGVLADDEKQIGAVHLDIGGGTTGVTVYRGGHIQYLGVVPLGGEAITSDLSLGLGIVTTQAERLKLEYAALGSEREGTLEVRAVSGQSVKLIPVHELEEIVDARVDEWVSLVEEHLKRLDWPKGPAAGVIVTGGGALLKGLNSYLEQRWGWPVRLGAPHSLGGLSDLSKSPGYAVVIGVARAQMEAGLPKEQENWWRRLTQWWVKLWN, translated from the coding sequence ATGGCCAAAAGACAATTAATGTTGGCATTAGATGTAGGGACGACCAAGGTGTCGGCCATGGTCGGCGAGGTGCGTCCCGACGGGGAATTGGCGGTATTGGGAATCGCCGCCACCCCGGTCACCGGGATGCGGCGCGGATTGGTATTTGAAGTCGAGCGCGTCGCGTTGGCCATACGCGATGCGGTGAATCGAGCCAATAGCATGGCAGGTACGGAACTGACGCAAGCGGCGGTGGCCGTGAATGGGGATCATTTGGCGGTTATTCCCGGACAAGCCCGTTTGGCGTTAAAGACCGGCACCGTCCGCCCCGAAGATGTACAGCAGGTAACCTTGAAAGCCGCCCAACTCTCGCTGGACGGTGACCACGAATTAGTCCAGGTCATTCGCCGTGGGCTGGCCGTGGACGGATTTCGCGGTGTGGTGGATCCCGTGGGGATGGTGGCCCGTGAAATTGAAGCGGAGGTCCTGGTGGTGACGGGGCTGACCACCGTGTTACGTAACCTCCGGCGCGTCGTCAATATGGCCGGGATTACCCCCGTCCTATGGGTGCCGGCGCCTCGGGCGTCTGCCGAAGGCGTGTTGGCCGATGACGAAAAGCAAATCGGGGCGGTGCATCTGGATATCGGCGGCGGGACGACCGGCGTGACGGTCTACCGGGGCGGTCATATTCAGTATTTGGGGGTGGTTCCGCTGGGCGGCGAGGCCATTACGTCGGACCTCAGTTTGGGGTTAGGCATCGTAACCACCCAGGCCGAGCGCCTCAAATTGGAATATGCCGCACTAGGATCCGAGCGGGAGGGGACTTTAGAGGTTCGGGCAGTCAGCGGGCAATCGGTGAAACTGATCCCGGTCCATGAACTGGAAGAGATTGTCGATGCACGTGTCGACGAGTGGGTGTCTCTGGTGGAAGAACATTTGAAACGTTTGGATTGGCCTAAAGGACCGGCGGCGGGTGTTATAGTGACCGGGGGCGGCGCGTTATTGAAAGGATTAAATTCATATTTAGAACAACGGTGGGGCTGGCCGGTGCGGTTGGGGGCTCCTCATTCCTTGGGAGGGCTTTCCGACCTGTCGAAAAGTCCCGGCTATGCCGTGGTGATTGGAGTCGCTCGGGCTCAAATGGAAGCCGGGTTACCAAAAGAACAGGAGAACTGGTGGCGTCGCCTGACCCAATGGTGGGTGAAATTGTGGAATTAA